In Trifolium pratense cultivar HEN17-A07 linkage group LG7, ARS_RC_1.1, whole genome shotgun sequence, a genomic segment contains:
- the LOC123895774 gene encoding uncharacterized protein LOC123895774 — translation MGDQPVTKTEFDGAIAGLTGAITALTTQMTTLSNNVNNNRINPNRGGERIPVIRVRNNNQTIVTYIKSEHTRGESDLEYYERRYYKRLKDDYYTFKISDSTYRCPFCCNKDYSLSDLLRHAYRMSGNLRKTIKDIAKHSVLITYINWYVKVKFDEAWSLINNSNNNNHANNFQLRHIANETLDDNQPSHPKKLDDSADKSKPKETEVVVEPDVSVEGEESKDENKEADEVEQVHDVIRDSQHDEVVDFEIDNTKSAMVSNVINPNVQSAPLICVQTEATPVTDCIVPASKYHNESMVAFERIMDAATEIQISENEPLEVDTWSSQTSLIQHHYYYLISELDVSDTNSYMLTKVGQTSFCDKFPTLYAIFEEWDPGGNLDVLAQDGSSHFTQWDPGGWSLVHWRNQLAREAPYQDENSGSIEHLLVEAMTNDSSE, via the exons atgggagatcaACCGGTGACGAAAACAGAGTTTGATGGTGCCATAGCGGGTTTAACCGGGGCCATCACCGCTCTGACAACACAGATGACGACGTTATCCAACAACGTTAACAACAACAGAATCAATCCGAATAGGGGAGGAGAACGAATTCCGGTTATTAGGGTTCGTAATAACAACCAAACTATTGTTACCTACATAAAATCAGAACATACGCGTGGTGAATCTGATTTGGAATACTATGAGCGTAGATACTACAAAAGGTTGAAGGATGATTACTACACGTTTAAAATCTCTGATTCGACATATCGTTGTCCGTTTTGTTGCAACAAAGATTACTCCTTGTCCGACCTTTTGAGACATGCTTACAGAATGTCAGGTAACTTGCGTAAGacgattaaagatattgctaaacaTTCTGTTTTGATAACGTATATTAATTGGTATGTTAAGGTTAAATTCGATGAAGCATGGAGCCTCATCAATaattccaacaacaacaatcatgCCAACAATTTTCAACTACGTCACATAGCTAATGAAACCCTAGATGATAACCAACCATCTCATCCCAAGAAACTTGACGATTCTGCTGATAAATCCAAACCGAAAGAAACTGAAGTAGTTGTTGAACCAGATGTTTCAGTTGAAGGTGAAGAAtccaaagatgaaaataaagagGCCGATGAAGTCGAGCAAGTTCACGATGTTATTAGAGATTCCCAACACGATGAAGTCGTGGATTTTGAAATCGATAACACCAAATCAGCTATGGTTTCAAACGTCATCAATCCCAATGTGCAATCTGCTCCTTTAATCTGTGTCCAAACAGAGGCGACGCCAGTCACAGATTGCATAGTACCAGCGTCTAAATATCACAATGAATCAATGGTTGCGTTTGAAAGGATCATGGATGCAGCAACCGAGATTCAAATAAGTGAGAATGAGCCACTTGAAGTTGATACTTGGAGTTCTCAAACTTCCCTCATTCAGCACCATTATTATTACCTAATTAGTGAACTTGATGTTAGTGACACTAACTCATACATGTTAACTAAGGTGGGTCAAACATCCTTCTGTGATAAATTTCCAACTTTGTATGCCATCTTTGAGGAATGGGACCCCGGTGGTAATTTGGATGTGTTGGCACAAGACGGGTCCTCTCACTTCACtcaatgggatccaggagggtggtctcttgttcattgGAGGAATCAACTTGCAAGGGAAGCTCCttatcaagatgagaactcggg AAGTATAGAACACTTGCTTGTTGAAGCCATGACAAACGATTCTTCAGAATAA
- the LOC123894312 gene encoding protein NRT1/ PTR FAMILY 5.6-like, producing MEQQKEKREESEQEKWVYDGSVDSKGRVPLRSSTGVWIASLFVLAIEFSERVSYFGIAANLISYLTKVMNEDLKTAAKNVNYWAGTTTLMPLIGGFLADAYTGRFPMVLFSSLVYLMGLCLLTMSQYIPSLKPCNTKTCLQPRKLHEVAFFLALYCISLGTGGFKPCLESFGADQFDEDNVEERKKKLSFFNWWNFALCFALLLGATVIVYVQDVCGWGAASLILTILMALCIIAFYVGKSFYRYRRPEGNTLKPILQVLTAAIRKRKLSCPSNPALLYEVPMSDTTGRLLCNTKNLRFLDKAAIIEDKHVGEKHSPWRLATVTRVEETKLILNIIPIWLTSLSTGICVAQASTLFVKQAAAMNLKLSNRFTIPPASIASAAAIGTLIFIPIYDMIIVPIMRKLTGSERGISILRRISIGYTFSVIVMIVSALVEAKRLKMHEQEILRRGETEEKLMSVFWLVPQYLILGFGDSFSLVGLQEYFYDQVPDSMRSVGMALYLSVIGVGSFLSSFLIYIVDHVTEKNGKSWIGKDINSSRLDRFYWMLAVINGLNLCAYLYLAKRYAYKSVKRTGNEIDGCNRDGVEMMMMA from the exons ATGgagcaacaaaaagaaaagagagaagaaagTGAACAAGAGAAATGGGTTTATGATGGTTCTGTGGATTCTAAAGGCAGAGTTCCTCTTCGTTCTTCAACTGGTGTATGGATAGCTTCTCTCTTTGTCCTTG CAATTGAATTTAGTGAAAGAGTAAGCTACTTTGGGATAGCTGCAAATCTGATCTCATACCTTACTAAGGTGATGAATGAAGACCTTAAAACTGCAGCAAAAAATGTAAACTATTGGGCTGGAACAACAACCTTGATGCCTCTAATTGGTGGATTTTTAGCTGATGCTTACACTGGTCGATTTCCTATGGTTCTATTTTCTTCCCTTGTCTATCTCATG GGGTTATGCCTATTGACAATGTCACAATACATCCCAAGTTTAAAGCCATGCAACACAAAGACATGTCTTCAGCCAAGAAAACTTCATGAAGTTGCATTCTTCCTTGCCCTTTACTGTATCTCCTTAGGCACTGGAGGATTCAAACCATGCTTGGAAAGCTTTGGAGCTGATCAATTCGATGAAGATAATGTCGAAGAAAGGAAGAAGAAGTTGTCTTTCTTCAACTGGTGGAACTTTGCATTGTGTTTTGCATTGCTGCTTGGTGCAACTGTGATTGTTTATGTTCAAGATGTTTGTGGCTGGGGAGCTGCTAGTCTTATTCTCACAATTCTTATGGCTTTATGCATCATAGCTTTTTATGTTGGGAAGTCATTTTATAGGTATAGAAGGCCAGAAGGAAATActttaaaaccaattttacagGTACTAACTGCAGCtataaggaaaagaaaattatcTTGTCCCTCGAATCCTGCTTTATTGTATGAAGTTCCAATGTCAGATACCACAGGAAGGCTTCTATGCAATACTAAGAACTTAAG GTTTCTAGACAAAGCTGCAATAATAGAAGACAAACATGTTGGTGAAAAACACAGCCCATGGAGATTAGCAACAGTGACAAGAGTGGAAGAAACAAAGCTTATTCTGAACATAATTCCGATATGGCTAACATCATTATCAACAGGAATATGTGTAGCACAAGCCTCCACACTCTTTGTAAAACAAGCTGCTGCTATGAACTTGAAGCTAAGTAACAGGTTCACAATCCCACCAGCTTCTATTGCCTCTGCAGCAGCTATTGGAACCTTAATATTCATTcctatatatgatatgattatcGTTCCAATTATGCGAAAATTAACTGGCAGTGAAAGAGGAATCAGCATACTTAGGAGAATTTCCATTGGCTATACATTTTCAGTCATAGTTATGATTGTTTCAGCTCTAGTAGAAGCTAAGAGACTTAAAATGCATGAACAAGAAATTCTGAGAAGAGGAGAAACAGAAGAAAAATTAATGAGTGTGTTTTGGTTAGTACCTCAATACTTGATTCTTGGCTTTGGTGATTCATTTTCTCTAGTTGGTTTACAGGAATATTTCTATGACCAAGTTCCTGATTCAATGCGAAGCGTAGGAATGGCATTATATCTTAGTGTGATTGGAGTTGGAAGTTTCTTAAGTAGTTTCTTAATCTACATTGTGGATCATGTCACTGAAAAGAATGGTAAAAGTTGGATTGGAAAGGATATAAATTCAAGtcgtttggatcggttttattGGATGTTGGCGGTTATTAATGGTTTGAATTTATGTGCATATCTTTACTTAGCAAAGAGGTATGCTTACAAGAGTGTAAAGAGGACAGGTAATGAAATTGATGGTTGTAATAGAGATGGTGtagagatgatgatgatggcaTGA
- the LOC123894313 gene encoding protein NRT1/ PTR FAMILY 5.6-like: MEQEKEKREESEQEKWVYDGSVDSKGRVPLRASTGVWIASLFVLTIEFSERVSYFGIAANLISYLTKVMNEDLKTAAKNVNCWAGTTTLMPLIGGFLADAYIGRFPMVLFSSLVYLMGLSLLTMSQYIPSLKPCNTKTCSQPRKLHQVVFFLALYCISLGTGGHKPCLESFGADQFDEEHAKERKKKMSFFNWWNFALCIALLLGATVIVYVQDVVSWGAASLILTILMALCIIAFYVGKSFYRYRRPEGNTLKPILQVLIAAIRKRKLSCPSNPALLYEVPMSDKSQGRLLCNTSQLRFLDKAAIIEDIHVGQKDNPWRLATVTRVEETKLILNIIPIWLTSLTTGICVAQGSTLFVKQAAAMNLKLSNSFTIPAASISSAAAIGTLISVPIYDKIIVPNMRRITGNERGISILRRISIGLAFSVVVMIVAALVEAKRLRMHEQEILRAGETDQKTMSVFWLIPQYLILGFGDSFSLVGLQEYFYDQVPDSMRSLGMALYLSVIGVGSFLSSFLITIVDHVTEKNGKSWIGKDINSSRLDRFYWMLADVGGFLQYFIILVRFSFIIF, encoded by the exons ATGGaacaagaaaaagagaagagagaagaaagTGAACAAGAGAAATGGGTTTATGATGGTTCTGTGGATTCTAAAGGTAGAGTTCCTCTTCGTGCTTCAACTGGTGTATGGATAGCTTCTCTCTTTGTCCTCA CAATTGAATTTAGTGAAAGAGTAAGTTACTTTGGGATAGCTGCAAATCTGATCTCATACCTTACTAAGGTGATGAATGAAGACCTTAAAACTGCAGCAAAAAATGTAAACTGTTGGGCAGGAACAACAACCTTGATGCCTCTAATTGGTGGATTTCTAGCTGATGCTTACATTGGTCGGTTTCCTATGGTCCTATTTTCTTCCCTCGTCTACCTCATG GGGTTAAGCCTACTGACTATGTCTCAATACATTCCTAGTTTAAAACCATGCAACACAAAGACATGTTCTCAACCAAGAAAACTTCATCAAGTAGTTTTCTTCCTTGCCCTTTACTGTATATCCTTGGGGACTGGAGGACACAAACCATGTTTGGAAAGCTTTGGAGCTGATCAATTCGATGAAGAACACgccaaagaaagaaaaaagaaaatgtctTTCTTCAACTGGTGGAACTTTGCACTGTGTATTGCATTGCTGCTTGGTGCAACAGTGATTGTTTATGTTCAAGATGTTGTTAGCTGGGGAGCTGCTAGTCTTATTCTCACAATTCTTATGGCTTTATGCATCATAGCTTTTTATGTTGGGAAGTCATTTTATAGGTATAGAAGGCCAGAAGGAAATActttaaaaccaattttacagGTACTAATTGCAGCTATAAGGAAAAGGAAGTTATCTTGTCCCTCAAATCCTGCTTTATTGTATGAAGTTCCAATGTCAGATAAGTCCCAAGGAAGGCTTCTATGCAATACTAGCCAGCTAAG GTTTCTTGACAAAGCTGCAATAATTGAAGACATACATGTTGGTCAAAAAGACAATCCATGGAGGTTAGCAACGGTGACAAGAGTGGAAGAAACAAAGCTTATTCTGAACATAATTCCCATATGGCTAACATCATTAACAACAGGAATATGTGTTGCACAAGGCTCCACACTCTTTGTAAAACAAGCTGCTGCTATGAACTTGAAGCTAAGTAACAGTTTCACTATCCCAGCAGCTTCTATTTCTTCTGCAGCAGCTATTGGAACCTTAATATCAGTTCCCATATATGACAAGATTATTGTTCCAAATATGAGAAGAATCACTGGTAATGAAAGAGGAATCAGCATACTAAGAAGAATTTCAATTGGCTTAGCATTTTCCGTCGTAGTTATGATTGTTGCAGCCTTAGTAGAAGCTAAGAGACTTAGAATGCATGAGCAAGAAATCCTGAGAGCAGGGGAAACAGACCAAAAGACAATGAGTGTGTTTTGGTTAATACCTCAATACTTGATACTTGGTTTTGGTGATTCATTTTCTCTTGTTGGTTTACAAGAGTATTTCTATGACCAAGTTCCTGATTCAATGAGAAGTTTAGGAATGGCTTTATATCTTAGTGTGATTGGAGTTGGAAGTTTCTTAAGTAGTTTTTTAATCACTATTGTGGATCATGTGACAGAAAAGAATGGTAAAAGTTGGATTGGGAAGGATATAAATTCAAGTCGTTTGGATAGGTTTTATTGGATGTTggctgatgtaggaggatttcttcagtattttattattttagttagatttagttttattatattttag
- the LOC123897808 gene encoding ras-related protein Rab2BV-like yields MAYKVDHEYDYLFKIVLIGDSGVGKSNILSRFTRNEFCLESKSTIGVEFATRTIQVEGKTVKAQIWDTAGQERYRAITSAYYRGAVGALLVYDITKRQTFENVQRWLRELRDHADSNIVIMLAGNKSDLNHLRAVSSDDAQNLAEKETLSFLETSALEALNVEKAFQTILFDIYQIISKKALAAQEASTTTVPHGTTINVSNMSGTVEKKSCCSN; encoded by the exons ATGGCATACAAAGTAGATCATGAATATGATTATCTGTTCAAGATTGTATTGATTGGAGACTCTGGTGTTGGAAAATCCAATATCCTTTCTAGATTTACCCGAAACGAGTTTTGTCTTGAATCTAAATCTACTATTGGTGTCGAATTCGCTACCAGAACAATACAG GTGGAAGGAAAGACAGTGAAGGCACAAATATGGGACACTGCAGGTCAAGAAAGGTACAGAGCAATCACAAGTGCATATTACAGAGGAGCTGTTGGTGCCTTATTAGTGTATGACATAACCAAAAGACAAACATTTGAGAATGTGCAAAGGTGGCTTCGCGAATTACGAGACCACGCAGACTCTAACATTGTTATTATGTTAGCAGGAAATAAATCTGATTTGAATCATCTAAGAGCAGTATCTTCTGATGATGCTCAAAATTTGGCTGAGAAAGAGACTCTTTCATTTCTAGAGACTTCAGCATTGGAAGCTTTAAATGTTGAGAAAGCATTTCAAACCATTTTGTTtgatatttatcaaattataagtaaaaaagcACTTGCAGCACAAGAAGCTTCTACTACTACAGTTCCTCATGGTACTACTATAAATGTCTCAAATATGTCTGGTACTGTTGAAAAGAAATCTTGTTGCTCCAATTAA